A genomic segment from Modestobacter roseus encodes:
- a CDS encoding TIGR04282 family arsenosugar biosynthesis glycosyltransferase, giving the protein MTPTTVTQLLVITKAPVPGRSKTRLTPPCTPEQAAAIASAAVGDTLDVVRASDVARRVVALDGAPRDLDLSGCVVVPQVDGDLGTRLAAAFADAMAGAHATTPTLLIGMDTPQVTPELLAASLDRLVDAGPGTAVLGVAPDGGWWALGLHSPDGAQVLPDVPMSRDDTAVLTRAALEGAGLTVLDLPQLTDVDHFPDAVAVAALCPPDSRTRRTVDEVAAGLP; this is encoded by the coding sequence ATGACCCCGACGACGGTGACCCAGCTGCTGGTGATCACCAAGGCGCCGGTGCCGGGCAGGAGCAAGACCCGGCTCACCCCGCCGTGCACCCCCGAGCAGGCCGCCGCGATCGCCTCGGCCGCGGTCGGCGACACCCTCGACGTCGTCCGGGCCAGCGACGTCGCCCGCCGGGTGGTCGCCCTCGACGGCGCGCCCCGGGACCTCGACCTGTCCGGCTGCGTCGTCGTCCCGCAGGTCGACGGCGACCTCGGCACCCGGCTGGCCGCCGCCTTCGCCGACGCGATGGCCGGGGCACACGCGACCACCCCGACGCTGCTCATCGGGATGGACACCCCGCAGGTGACCCCGGAGCTGCTCGCGGCCTCGCTGGACCGGCTGGTCGACGCCGGTCCGGGGACGGCGGTCCTCGGGGTCGCCCCCGACGGCGGCTGGTGGGCGCTCGGCCTGCACTCCCCCGACGGCGCGCAGGTGCTGCCCGACGTGCCGATGTCCCGCGACGACACCGCGGTGCTGACCCGGGCCGCGCTGGAGGGCGCCGGGCTGACCGTGCTCGACCTGCCGCAGCTCACCGACGTCGACCACTTCCCCGACGCGGTCGCGGTGGCCGCGCTCTGCCCGCCGGACAGCCGCACCCGCCGCACCGTGGACGAGGTGGCGGCGGGGCTGCCGTGA
- a CDS encoding glycosyltransferase family 2 protein: MTVEPGYRPFVPDVVFPCLNEAGALPAVLTRLPAGYRAIVADNGSTDGSAQIAADHGATVVHVPQRGFGAAAHAGLEAATADVVCFCDADASMDPADLPTVADPVLAGEADLVLGRRRPTHRSAWPLHARVANTALSVMLRRRTGLALRDLGPMRAGRREALLALGITDRRFGYPLEMVTRAADAGWRIIEVDVDYAPRAEGTKSKVTGTALGTLRTIRDMREVLAR; the protein is encoded by the coding sequence ATGACCGTCGAACCCGGCTACCGTCCGTTCGTGCCGGACGTCGTCTTCCCCTGCCTGAACGAAGCCGGAGCGCTGCCCGCGGTGCTCACCCGGCTGCCCGCCGGCTACCGCGCGATCGTGGCCGACAACGGCTCGACCGACGGCTCGGCGCAGATCGCCGCCGACCACGGCGCGACCGTCGTGCACGTGCCTCAGCGGGGGTTCGGCGCCGCCGCGCACGCCGGGCTGGAGGCGGCCACCGCCGACGTCGTCTGCTTCTGCGACGCCGATGCCTCGATGGACCCCGCCGACCTGCCGACGGTCGCCGACCCGGTGCTGGCCGGGGAGGCCGACCTGGTGCTCGGCCGGCGCCGGCCCACGCACCGCAGCGCCTGGCCGCTGCACGCCCGGGTCGCCAACACCGCGCTAAGCGTGATGCTCCGCCGCCGCACCGGGCTGGCGCTGCGCGACCTGGGGCCGATGCGCGCCGGACGCCGCGAGGCGCTGCTCGCCCTGGGCATCACCGACCGCCGGTTCGGCTACCCGCTGGAGATGGTCACCCGGGCCGCCGACGCCGGCTGGCGGATCATCGAGGTCGACGTCGACTACGCCCCCCGCGCCGAGGGGACGAAGTCCAAGGTGACCGGCACCGCGCTGGGCACGCTGCGCACGATCCGGGACATGCGGGAGGTGCTGGCGCGATGA